The Flavobacterium marginilacus genome window below encodes:
- a CDS encoding SusC/RagA family TonB-linked outer membrane protein has product MRKIFLIVMVIFTAQVTLAQTKKINGFVSDASGTPISGANVNVKGETNGASTDFDGKFTLDVKPGATLIISYLGYDTRNVEVGESSTIDVKLNAASSTALTEVVVTSLGIKKSKKSLTYSAQELKGEDLVRAKDPNLMNTIAGKIAGVAVTKSAGGTGGSTKVTIRGNSSTTNNNPLYVVDGVPMLNISSFQPNDSFGNTQGGNRDGGDVIGLLNPDDFEGMTVLKGASATALYGSQGARGVVLLTSKKAKEGISAFRVSSNTTVETAAYLPKFQTSYIAKPGADESWGAAKSTPDHTRDFFETGLTQISSFGFSTGSQNSATNISYANTSANGIIPTNSLSKNNFSIRQMGKFFGDRLTVNANANYTSQYVTNRPTSGLYFNPLTGLYLMPRGYDFNEYKNNFEKFDPARNMMVQNWMTNRDIEQNPYWGLNRNKSVDGNQLMNGSVGLNYKVNNWLSVGSRYNYDRVTSQFDKEIYASTQGTLSHANGRYISIDDVSTQNYGDLIATINTKINNDITFFANVGTSFTKTSINDETVLDSDPSGLGITNWFTLHNFNSNTGNYQNYGYRREQQSVFAAATFGYKNMLYVDVTGRNDWSSTLANTGNLSFFYPSVGTTAILSEMFKMPEAISFGKVRASFAQVGNDVPAFYTSPTSQYNAANPQNINPTVGPRPGTNLKPESQNSFELGTEWRFVNNRFGIELTYYNNKTKDQLLTIPAPATNAEGYQNYAYNGGVIENNGIEALLNAKIVDNDKFKWDATLNYSKNNNKVSGLPEELGGTVVLTQPGVNSYRYSLINGRPFGVIEGINLKRDDQGRILLNADGSIQKTGFEEVGNANPDYMLGLTNSFKYGNYFLNFTIDGRFGGDVMSLTEAVNDKFGVSKVTGDARAAGGVDINAVYAPGTPNAGQAYSGKYSAESYYSQVGGREGATGEYIYNATNVSLRELALGYTFDLKNNKIFKTANLSLVGRNLFFFYKDAPFDPNISLSTGNGLQGIDVYAAPSTRSIGLNLNVTF; this is encoded by the coding sequence ATGAGAAAAATTTTTTTAATCGTAATGGTTATTTTTACTGCGCAGGTTACCCTTGCGCAGACAAAAAAAATCAATGGTTTTGTTTCAGATGCCTCGGGTACTCCGATATCAGGTGCAAATGTTAACGTAAAAGGGGAGACTAATGGAGCCTCAACGGATTTTGACGGTAAATTTACACTAGATGTTAAGCCTGGTGCTACATTAATAATTTCGTACTTAGGTTATGATACACGAAATGTAGAAGTAGGTGAGTCATCAACTATAGATGTAAAACTGAATGCAGCAAGTTCAACAGCTTTGACTGAGGTAGTTGTAACCTCATTAGGGATCAAGAAATCTAAAAAGTCTTTGACTTATTCTGCACAAGAATTAAAAGGAGAAGATCTTGTTAGAGCAAAAGATCCCAATTTAATGAATACAATTGCTGGTAAAATTGCCGGAGTTGCAGTAACTAAAAGTGCCGGAGGTACTGGTGGTTCTACAAAAGTTACTATTCGTGGAAATTCATCTACTACGAACAATAACCCTTTGTATGTTGTTGATGGGGTACCAATGCTGAATATTTCTTCATTTCAGCCTAATGATTCATTTGGTAATACTCAAGGAGGTAACCGTGACGGCGGTGATGTTATTGGGCTGTTAAATCCAGATGATTTTGAAGGGATGACAGTTCTTAAAGGTGCTTCAGCAACTGCTTTATATGGCAGCCAAGGTGCTAGAGGAGTTGTTCTATTGACTTCTAAAAAAGCAAAAGAAGGTATTTCTGCTTTCAGAGTATCTTCTAATACAACTGTTGAGACTGCAGCTTATCTGCCAAAATTCCAAACGTCTTATATTGCTAAACCAGGAGCAGATGAGTCATGGGGAGCAGCAAAAAGTACACCAGATCACACAAGAGACTTTTTTGAAACAGGATTAACACAAATTTCTTCTTTCGGTTTCTCTACTGGATCTCAAAATTCTGCTACTAATATTTCTTATGCTAACACTTCTGCTAATGGTATTATACCAACTAACAGTTTAAGTAAAAACAATTTTAGCATCAGACAAATGGGTAAATTCTTTGGAGACAGATTAACTGTTAATGCCAATGCAAATTACACTTCTCAATATGTTACAAATAGACCAACCAGCGGTTTGTATTTTAACCCGTTAACAGGTCTTTACCTAATGCCAAGAGGATATGATTTTAACGAATATAAAAATAACTTCGAAAAATTCGATCCTGCCAGAAATATGATGGTTCAAAACTGGATGACTAACAGAGATATTGAACAAAATCCATATTGGGGATTAAACCGCAATAAATCTGTAGATGGCAATCAGCTGATGAATGGATCTGTTGGGTTGAATTATAAAGTTAATAACTGGTTATCTGTTGGGTCAAGATACAATTACGACAGAGTAACTTCACAATTTGATAAAGAAATTTATGCTTCAACTCAAGGAACTTTATCTCATGCAAATGGCAGGTATATTAGTATTGACGACGTGAGTACTCAAAATTACGGTGACTTAATTGCAACAATTAATACGAAAATAAATAACGATATTACATTTTTTGCAAACGTAGGTACCAGTTTTACAAAAACTTCAATTAATGATGAAACAGTTTTAGATTCTGATCCATCTGGTTTAGGAATCACAAACTGGTTTACACTTCATAATTTCAATTCAAATACTGGTAATTATCAAAATTACGGATACCGCAGAGAGCAGCAGTCTGTTTTTGCAGCAGCAACTTTTGGATACAAAAATATGTTGTATGTAGATGTCACAGGGCGTAATGACTGGTCTTCTACATTGGCAAACACTGGAAATCTCTCTTTCTTCTATCCATCTGTTGGAACAACAGCTATATTGTCAGAAATGTTTAAAATGCCAGAAGCAATATCATTTGGAAAAGTTCGTGCTTCCTTTGCACAGGTTGGTAATGATGTTCCTGCATTCTATACTTCACCAACTTCTCAGTATAATGCTGCAAATCCACAAAATATCAATCCAACTGTTGGTCCAAGACCAGGTACAAACCTGAAACCTGAAAGCCAAAACTCTTTTGAATTAGGTACGGAATGGAGATTTGTTAATAACAGATTCGGTATAGAATTAACTTATTACAATAACAAAACTAAAGATCAATTGCTTACTATTCCAGCTCCAGCAACAAATGCTGAAGGTTATCAAAATTATGCTTACAATGGCGGTGTGATTGAAAATAATGGTATTGAAGCGTTATTGAATGCTAAAATTGTTGATAATGATAAATTTAAATGGGATGCAACTCTAAACTACTCAAAAAACAACAATAAAGTTTCTGGATTGCCAGAAGAATTAGGAGGAACAGTTGTTTTGACACAGCCTGGTGTTAACAGTTATAGATATTCATTAATCAACGGCCGTCCATTTGGAGTTATCGAAGGAATCAACCTTAAAAGAGATGATCAGGGAAGAATTTTGCTGAATGCTGATGGTTCAATCCAAAAAACAGGTTTTGAGGAAGTTGGAAATGCAAATCCAGATTATATGTTAGGTTTAACTAACTCATTTAAATATGGCAATTATTTCTTAAACTTTACAATTGACGGACGCTTTGGCGGAGATGTAATGAGTTTGACTGAAGCGGTAAATGATAAATTTGGTGTTTCTAAAGTAACTGGTGATGCCAGAGCTGCCGGCGGTGTAGATATCAATGCTGTTTATGCTCCTGGAACACCAAATGCAGGACAAGCTTATTCAGGAAAATACTCGGCAGAAAGCTACTACAGCCAAGTGGGTGGAAGAGAAGGTGCAACAGGTGAATATATTTATAATGCTACAAACGTAAGTTTAAGAGAATTGGCTTTAGGATATACATTTGATCTTAAAAATAATAAAATTTTCAAAACTGCTAACCTGTCTTTAGTAGGCAGAAACTTATTCTTTTTCTACAAAGATGCGCCATTTGATCCAAATATTTCTTTGAGTACAGGTAATGGTTTACAGGGGATTGATGTTTATGCAGCACCATCTACAAGAAGTATCGGTCTTAATTTAAATGTAACTTTCTAA
- a CDS encoding sensor histidine kinase — protein MKKINFHIKLQNHIWFWFIYFILNFLRWGAYFNNYGYSFKSNLIEFSLHIPLVYFNLLILIPMFVLKSKYIKYAFSLIASLAVVYLLKTGLTYYLISKNIWPEANRDYSPFEINHIVAVCIGELYVLAIASSIYLMLTWLKERDRNKAIIENQNKIKLKYLKNQIQPHFFFNTLNNLYALSLESSNKVPDVIIKLSQLMEYVLYDIEDVKYVPLIKEIDYIQNYIEIEKLRFKNVEVRFNLESDIDNINIPPLLFISLIENAFKHGGANNDRLKIKINFRVINSKLEFEIINNFVISPPIPSKKGIGLTNTKKRLKLIYKNNFSIQQAIKFSFYSIKIQIPLHNED, from the coding sequence ATGAAAAAAATTAACTTTCATATAAAACTTCAAAATCATATATGGTTTTGGTTTATCTATTTTATACTTAACTTCTTGAGATGGGGAGCTTATTTTAATAATTACGGATATTCTTTCAAATCGAATCTCATAGAATTTTCGCTTCATATACCATTAGTGTATTTCAATTTATTAATACTCATTCCTATGTTTGTATTAAAATCTAAATACATTAAATATGCCTTTTCGCTCATTGCAAGTTTGGCAGTTGTCTATTTATTAAAAACCGGGCTGACTTATTATTTAATTTCGAAAAATATATGGCCGGAAGCTAACAGAGATTACAGTCCATTTGAAATCAACCATATCGTAGCCGTCTGTATTGGAGAACTTTACGTGCTTGCGATAGCATCTTCTATCTATTTGATGCTGACATGGCTCAAAGAAAGAGACCGCAACAAGGCAATAATAGAGAATCAGAACAAAATAAAACTGAAGTATTTAAAGAATCAGATTCAGCCTCACTTCTTCTTTAATACGCTCAATAATCTATACGCACTTTCATTAGAATCATCAAACAAAGTTCCAGATGTAATTATTAAGCTTTCTCAATTGATGGAATATGTATTATATGATATTGAAGATGTAAAATATGTGCCTCTAATAAAAGAAATAGATTATATTCAAAATTATATCGAAATTGAAAAACTGCGTTTTAAAAATGTAGAAGTCAGGTTCAATCTAGAATCCGATATTGACAATATAAATATTCCGCCGTTATTGTTTATTTCACTGATTGAAAATGCTTTTAAACATGGCGGAGCAAACAACGACAGACTTAAAATCAAAATAAACTTCAGAGTCATAAATTCTAAGCTCGAATTTGAAATAATAAATAATTTCGTAATTTCACCACCAATACCAAGCAAAAAAGGGATTGGTTTAACAAACACCAAAAAAAGATTAAAACTTATCTATAAAAACAATTTCAGCATACAGCAAGCAATAAAATTCAGCTTTTATAGTATTAAAATACAAATACCTTTACATAATGAAGATTAA
- a CDS encoding LytR/AlgR family response regulator transcription factor: MKIKCVIIDDEPLAIKVLLNYFENFSEFEVIGTFNNSLEGLEFINSNTADAVFLDINIPMMTGFELIKLLEYKTRIIITTAFREFAAESYDLEVLDYLVKPIPLPRFIKCIQKIEAEHNLKNNIKIENHRAEPHLFIKVDKKMVKINIDEILFIEGMKEYIKVVTAEKTYITHKSLTSLTDELPSERFMRIHKSYTIALNKVKSIEGNRIQISSYTIPIGRNYSKEVKIKILE, from the coding sequence ATGAAGATTAAATGCGTAATAATTGACGACGAACCTTTGGCTATAAAAGTACTGCTCAATTATTTTGAAAATTTTTCAGAATTTGAAGTTATTGGAACTTTTAATAATTCATTAGAAGGCCTTGAATTTATCAATTCTAATACTGCTGATGCTGTATTTCTGGACATCAATATACCTATGATGACTGGTTTTGAATTAATTAAACTGCTGGAATACAAAACCCGGATTATCATCACAACCGCTTTCAGAGAATTTGCAGCTGAAAGTTATGATCTGGAAGTATTGGATTATTTAGTAAAACCAATTCCGCTGCCCCGCTTCATAAAATGTATCCAAAAAATTGAAGCAGAACACAATTTAAAAAACAATATCAAAATCGAAAACCACCGTGCGGAACCGCATCTTTTTATCAAAGTGGATAAAAAAATGGTAAAGATAAATATTGATGAAATCCTTTTTATAGAAGGAATGAAAGAATACATCAAAGTTGTCACCGCAGAGAAGACTTATATAACTCATAAATCATTAACATCCCTAACTGATGAGTTACCTTCTGAGCGCTTTATGCGAATTCATAAATCGTATACAATTGCATTAAACAAAGTAAAATCCATAGAAGGAAACAGAATTCAGATTTCATCCTATACCATTCCAATTGGAAGAAATTACAGCAAAGAAGTAAAAATAAAAATCTTAGAATAA